The genomic window tctatgtgaatatatagtaaagtgtaatttattcctgtgatcaaagctgaattttcagcatcgttactccagtcttcagtgtcacatgatcagtttaatgcatccttgattaataaaaatattaatttctctctctctttctctttaatCTTACCACAGATGTTTGAATGCATTACTGCattatttccacaaaaaaaatttcagcaaaaactctttcaaagtaaaaataaaataataataataaattatatttatttgattatattgataataatcataaatgtttcttgatcatcaaatcatcatatcagattgatttctgaaggatcatgtgacactgaagactggagtaatgatgctgaaaattcagctttgatcacaggaataaattacactttattatatattcacaacagctattttgaattgtaataatatttcattatatattcCTTGGTGAGCACAACatgaaaaacatttagaaatcatatactgatcccaaacttttgaatggtattgtataaatatatacagcTTAATGTTAAGAGAGTAGCAAGACTTGTCTGGCCACGCCTTTGGCTCTTCTTATTGGCTCAGCTTCGGTGACATCACTGCAGGTGAGCTGACCCCGCCCACACCTGCACAAACGAACACAAATACAGGAGGTGAGGTCATTGTGATCTGagccacactccggagcagaagagGGCGGTAATGCGCCTACAAGCTGACTGATAACTGCCCTGAaacagagaagaagaggaggaacacTGCTCTCACGCTTTCATTCATCCAAACACAAACTTTTCTCCTTTATCAGAGACTCTCCTGCTGTCACAATGCCTGAACTAACCGAGATGAGGTGAGCTTGTGTTGCCTTTCCTTCAGAGGATGTGTTCTGCGTTTGAGAATTAATCTATCCAAGAATAAACAGTTTAATATATGGTGGTCGCATCTGAATGAGGGTTTTATCTGACGTTATATGTAGAGTTTATGACAAAGCAAGTttgattatataataataaaaaaatgttaacaatgtTTTAACTGAGTTTTTAAAGTTTCAGTAGTCGAAGCTGGCCACTTTTCTCTTTCCTCTGCATCTGGTCTCGCATGTGACGCGTCGCGCTGTATGCGCGTTCACAGAAAAACAagcgtttctgctctgacaaaCGCGACGCGCGCGCAGTGGACTGGAGAAAAGCTGCACTGATTTTAACTTGAGcgctatatattattatatatatatatatatatatatatatatatatatatatatatatatatatatatatatatatatgtgaacgGAGCTTTAATATAGATTTTAAGTACATGTGACCTTTTTTTGACGAATTAACTTTTGGCGATCTAGcgattaataaacagaactgcatgcgtcttgcggaagaacattgtagccggaacTACTTCTCTGTGTTTATGTCTGTGACGAATCACGCAGACCTGTGCTACTCCGCAGTGGTGCGACCTGAACCAGActaaaatagtccgaatataaacacttattttagGTATACTGTAGCGATTCAGGATAAGATAAATCAGGTTTTGGTAAATAGgtttatggtgttttttttatcattatatattttttggtaaattttaaacaaaaaaggtTAATGTTTGTAATCACCATTTTACTACAGAAACCACGGCCAAATCTATGGTTAGTTtagcaaaaccatggttaatttgtggttacagtgtttttattttatattaactaggttttttttttttttttgtgggggtTCAGTAATTGACACCCTTTCTcacccgctccagtctctcacAGTAGAAGTGCTAACAGTGCAGACCCCGTTTAGTTTCATTGAATCACTTCTCTTCATTTCATGTCCTTTTTCCTCAGGTCTGCGGATCGCCACATCGTGCACTGCTTGCGGTGCTACAAGCCTCACGACAACCTCTCCGTTCACCTGGCCAGGGTGTGCATGAAGACCAGCACGTCCGAGGAGTGCGTGGAGGAGCTGCAGAAGGCCAAGGCTTCCAGCAAGGAGTGGACCCGTAACAACAGGACCTGGACGTACGGACAGCTCTGTGATCTCCTGCCCCACAGACGCTCCCGGATCACCCTGGTCAAGGAGCTTCTTCAGCGTGGGTTCTTCATCTTGAACCTGCCGCAGGAGTCAGAGATGGTCCTGGAGCCTGAAGATGATGCTGCTGCCACCACCGTCACATCCTCCAGAGATCCTCCAACCACACTCTCGTCTGAGAGGATAAAGATGAGGGAGGCCGGTCTGCATCGCAGGTTCCCTGTGAAAACCAAGTTCCTGGTGGGATTTAAAGAGTTCCTGATGAAGACACTGAAGGTGCCCAATGTTCAGCAGGAGGTAAGATCTCTTTTCAGAGTCTTCTGTGTTTTTCTTGGTCTTCATGCAGACATTCATTCTCTCCGTCCTTCTTCACAGGTTGACAGCGTGTCCCGTTTCCTGCGGTACATGCAGCCCACCGGGAGTAAGCTGTCTCTGGACTTCCTCTCCAAGAGCACGGAGACCCGGGACCTCCTGACGACCCTGCGGCGCGCGGACGTGCGATCAGCCTCCATCCTCAGCTACGTCAAGAGCATTAAACGGTTCTTGGAGTACTTGACGGCAAGGCGGGATCTGCGGAGAAAAATCCCACAGCTCCGGAAAAAATGCAGGAGATACGCTGTCATGCTGAGGACTCTGCGGAAGACCGTATCCAAGACCAACGAGGAGAACACCTGCGACTCCAGGTTAGAGGATGACATGTTGATCTTGTACTGAGGTTATTTACAAGCGTTGTCTTCAATAACCTCTCGTCTGTTTAACCCGAACACAGACGGTGTGCTGAGGACGCTCCCGGCATCAAAGACTGCCAGCAGATCCTGCAGGTGGCAAAGCTGGACTTCCTCCGGCTCCACGGGGATCTGGTGGGAGGGAAGGTGCTTTCAAACACAGACATGACGCTCTACCGGTA from Chanodichthys erythropterus isolate Z2021 chromosome 24, ASM2448905v1, whole genome shotgun sequence includes these protein-coding regions:
- the LOC137015199 gene encoding uncharacterized protein; its protein translation is MPELTEMRSADRHIVHCLRCYKPHDNLSVHLARVCMKTSTSEECVEELQKAKASSKEWTRNNRTWTYGQLCDLLPHRRSRITLVKELLQRGFFILNLPQESEMVLEPEDDAAATTVTSSRDPPTTLSSERIKMREAGLHRRFPVKTKFLVGFKEFLMKTLKVPNVQQEVDSVSRFLRYMQPTGSKLSLDFLSKSTETRDLLTTLRRADVRSASILSYVKSIKRFLEYLTARRDLRRKIPQLRKKCRRYAVMLRTLRKTVSKTNEENTCDSRRCAEDAPGIKDCQQILQVAKLDFLRLHGDLVGGKVLSNTDMTLYRYYCEALLVYRHMQRPGAVEGLTDADWVERVSRGGRVVIGVRREKTASVQIALTKEEEALSVSSTQTADLLRQCLTVSDSPVSSTGSAALLQADPA